In Rhizobiales bacterium NRL2, a genomic segment contains:
- a CDS encoding phospho-N-acetylmuramoyl-pentapeptide-transferase produces the protein MLYNLLSPLSEQFLFFNLFRYLTFRTGGAVITALLVCFIVGPYFIRWLRSQPRYAQPIREDGPQGHIVKKQGTPTMGGFLILFSVTVATLLWADLSNQYVWIVVMVTLGFGLVGFVDDYSKVKGGTHRGLPGRLRLGVEFGICLVATVWLALIAPENLSNQLAFPFVKDFMLDLGWFFVPFGMFVIVGTANAVNLTDGLDGLAIVPVMIASATFALIAYVSGHTVFAEYLQINFVPGAGELAVFTGALVGAALGFLWFNAPPAMVFMGDTGSLALGGALGAIAVVVKHEFVLAIVGGLFVLETVSVIVQVASFKLTGRRVFRMAPLHHHFEQKGWEEPTIVIRFWIIALILALIGLATLKLR, from the coding sequence ATGCTCTACAACCTCCTTTCGCCGCTTTCGGAGCAGTTCCTGTTCTTCAACCTGTTCCGCTATCTGACCTTCCGGACCGGCGGCGCGGTCATCACGGCGCTGCTCGTCTGTTTCATCGTCGGGCCCTACTTCATCCGCTGGCTGCGGTCCCAGCCGCGCTACGCCCAGCCGATCCGCGAGGACGGGCCCCAGGGCCACATCGTGAAGAAGCAGGGCACGCCGACCATGGGCGGGTTCCTGATCCTGTTCTCCGTCACGGTGGCGACGCTGCTCTGGGCGGATCTGTCGAACCAGTATGTCTGGATCGTCGTCATGGTGACCCTTGGCTTCGGTCTGGTCGGCTTCGTCGACGACTATTCCAAGGTGAAGGGCGGCACCCATCGCGGCCTGCCGGGCCGGTTGCGACTGGGCGTCGAGTTCGGGATCTGCCTGGTGGCCACCGTCTGGCTGGCGCTGATTGCGCCGGAGAACCTGTCCAACCAGCTCGCCTTCCCGTTCGTGAAGGACTTCATGCTCGATCTCGGCTGGTTCTTCGTGCCCTTCGGCATGTTCGTCATCGTCGGCACGGCGAATGCCGTGAACCTGACCGACGGGCTGGACGGCCTCGCCATCGTGCCGGTGATGATCGCCTCCGCCACCTTCGCGCTGATCGCCTATGTCAGCGGTCACACGGTCTTCGCCGAGTACCTGCAGATCAACTTCGTGCCCGGCGCGGGCGAGCTGGCGGTCTTCACCGGCGCGCTGGTCGGCGCCGCTCTGGGGTTCCTGTGGTTCAACGCGCCGCCGGCGATGGTCTTCATGGGCGACACCGGCAGCCTGGCGCTGGGCGGCGCGCTCGGCGCCATCGCCGTCGTGGTGAAGCACGAGTTCGTGCTCGCCATCGTCGGCGGCCTGTTCGTTCTGGAAACCGTTTCCGTCATCGTTCAGGTGGCCAGCTTCAAGCTGACCGGCCGCCGCGTCTTCCGCATGGCGCCGCTGCACCACCATTTCGAACAGAAAGGCTGGGAAGAGCCCACC